In the Primulina tabacum isolate GXHZ01 chromosome 7, ASM2559414v2, whole genome shotgun sequence genome, TTCCCAATCAAGTCCAGTCCACTATAAATAGAGATGCCCAAAAGCATGACCTCATCCAAAACCCTACTGCGGATCTGAACTGAAATATGGCGAGCAGCACCTCAGAACCCGCGACTTTGAGAAAATCCGAGGAGGACGACGACGAAGACTTCAAGCCATCTGCCGAAGATGAAGATACTGGAGCTCATGTTGTCCCCATCGTCAGACTTCAAGAAGTCTCCGTCACCACCGgtgaagagaatgaagatgTTCTTCTTGACTTGTGAGTGATCTACTACTACCATTTTATTAGATAGATATATTCTCATTAAGTTACTTAAGTCAGTTGGAATACAGTTGAGTAGATAGGTGCATATTAATAGATCTCAATGTACAGTTTTTCAGTTCGGATTGTTCATAATTCAATGAGAAAGACTCCATACTCGTCTTCCTGATTTCCTTCTgtaatatggtatcagagcaaacctTCGCGCGGCATACTGCTCTCAGATaatctatcattcatcatcgATCTTCGGCATTATTTCGAGCAACTTCGACAATGGCCCCTGCGAATGTGCCCGGTTCTTCCGTTTCCAGTGGTCAGTCCGCCATTGAAGATCCAATGAGTCTGTATTTTCTGCATCATGCGGACAATCCAGGGCTCATGTTAGTATCTCAAGCGCTTACAGGGGAGAATTATACCTCTTGGAGTCGTGCGATGAAGATCGCACTCTCGGTTAAGAATAAATTGGGATTTATTGATGGGTCAATTGCTAGGCCTTCAGAAACTGAGTGGAATCTCCACAATTACTGGATTCGCAACAACAACATCGTCATATCTTGGATCCTGAATTCAGTTTCAAAGGAGATTTCAGCCAGCATCCTCTTTGCTGAATCGGCAGCAGAGATATGGCAAGATCTCAAGGAACGGTTTCAACAAAGTAATGGCCCAAGAGTTTTCCAATTAAGACGTGAGTTGGTCAGCTTGCGCCAAGAACAAGACCCTGTCAGTGTCTACTTCACCAAACTCAAGGCTCTATGGGACGAACTTACAAATTACCGCCCCATGTGTAGTTGTGGCCTGTGTGATTGCCAAGGCGTAAAGAAAATAGAAGCGTATTTTCAGGCAGATTACACAATGGCCTTTCTGATGGGTCTCAATGATTCATTGTCTCAAATCCGGAGCCAAATCTTATTACTCGATCCACTTCCCCCTATCAATCGAGTATTCTCTTTGATTGCACAAGAAGAACGTCAAAGAGCTGTTGGTTCACAACATGCCGGGAACCCTTCTGCAGGGAGCATGACATTTGCTGTAAAAGGTGAGCAAGAACAGCAGAGATTCATCACCAACAAAGGGCACATGGCTTCACACAAAGAAAGACCATTTTGCACCAAATGCAATGTTCATGGACACACAATTGATACGTGTTATAAAATACACGGATATCCTCCGGGATACAAACTCAAAGGGAAGTTTTCAAACAAAGTTTCACATGCAGCTGCCAATCAACTTTCTGGAACACACATACCTGAGAAACTTGACATCAATGCACCCCAGAATATACTTCAAAATTTCAACAAGGCTCAAGTTGAACAGCTGATGGCAATGTTTTCTCAACACTTGTCCACACTTGACTCTCAAGATTGTCATCCTAGTGCTCACGCCACAGGTATATGTTTATCTATATCTGAGTCCAGCCCATTACAATCACATAGCAGTTGGATTATTGATTCTGGGCCATCTCGTCATATATGCTCGAATTCATCTCTTTTTCAAACATGTAGAATCATACATAATTCAATGGTCACACTGCCGAATCATACTTCCATCGGAGTTAAGTATTGTGGTGATGTTGTGCTCAATAATTCTTTGACACTTAAAGACGTCCTCTATGTCCCAGAATTCAAGTTCAACCTATTATCAGTGAGCTCTCTTCTTGATGACAACAAATGTGTGATACACTTCTATCATGATTCTTTCATTATCCAGGAGTCCCTGACGCAGAAGATGATTGGGAAGGGTAGAAAAATTGAAGGGTTGTACATTCTTGATGATTGGACCGAAGCCTCATCTGTTGCAGTGAATCAAATCTCAGTGGACACTTGGCACATGAGACTTGGTCATCCTTCTATTCAAGTCATGGAAATGctgaaagaaaatttaaactacaGCTCCTCAAAGCTTGATAAGTGTAAATCATGTTACATTTGCCCATTAGCTAAACAACGACGATTATCATTTGTTTCTAATCAACACATTTCTCCACATCCATTTGATCTTGTGCACTGTGATGTTTGGGGTCCACACCACATTCCCACGTATAATGGTCATCATTATTTCTTAACATTAGTGGATGATTGTACTCGATTCACATGGGTATTTCTGCTACACAATAAATCAGATGCTCCACATGTGATTACCAGATTCTACGCCATGGCTGAAACTCAGTTCCATAAGAGAATCAAAGCTCTTCGCACTGATAATGCGAAAGAGCTTGCCTTCACTGAACTATGTCAAGCCAAGGGCATTCTACATCAATTTTCATGCGTACAAACACCCCAGCAAAATTCAGTCGTCGAAaggaaacatcagcacctcctCAATGTAGCTCGGTCACTCTTGTATCAATCTCGAGTACCCACTAAGTTCTGGGGAGAGTGTATCCTCACTGCAACATTTTTGATCAATCGGGTGCCTTCCCCTAGGACCCAACACACAACTCCCTATGCCCTCCTCTATCAAAAGGCTTTCGATTATTCTGTTCTTCGTAACTTTGGATGCCTTGCATTTGCGTCTACATTGGCTGCTCACCGTGACAAGCTTTCTCCCAGAGCACGTCCATGCATATTTCTGGGCTATCCCTCGGGTATAAAAGGATATAAATTGCTTGACATTCAGACACAAGAAACCTTTATTTCCAGGGATGTCATCTTTCATGAATCCACATTTCCATGTCACGTGGGAACATCTCCAACCAGTGTTGATCCTTTTCCTAATGTGGTACTTCCCGCAGCCTCTCAATCCACCATGCCCTGGTGATGCTTCTCCATGTGTTGACACCCCTCAAATGATAGTCCCTGAACCAGATCAGATGCATTCTTCACACAATGATCATCCAACAACCATCACAACTCAAACATCTTCCAGAATAACGAATCCACCTTCATACCTTCGGGACTATCATTGCAATCTGCTGCACTCATCAGTACCACCTATCTCCAAGGGTACTTATCCAATAAGTAATTACCTTTCATATGATATTCTATCTCAGTCCCATCGAAATCTAGTGCTCAATGTGTCATCACAGTTCGAGCCACAATTTTATCATCAAGCTGTTCATTTTCCTCAGTGGCGAGATGCAATGAAAGAAGAGCTGGATGCAATGGAACTGAACAACACCTGGACCGTGCTTCCTCTACCCTCGGGTAAACGATCTATAGGATGCCGTTGGGTATCAAAGATACAGTATACTTCTGATGGTTCAGTGGATCGACACAAAGCACGTCTCGTAGCTAAAGGTTACACACAACAGGAGGGTGTTGATTTTTTTTGAGACATTTTCACCAGTAGCAAAGTTAACCACTGTCAAAGTCCTTCTAGCACTAGCAGCTAACAAAAATTGGCATCTTGCTCAACTAGATGTGAACAACGCATTCCTTAATGGTGATCTATTGGAAGAAGTTTACATGGATATGCCCCTTGGATATGTTAAACAAGTTCCCCAAGGCACTACGTCATCTAAACTTGTATGTAAATTACACAAGTCGATCTATGGACTTCGACATCCCGACAATGGTACTCTAAATTTTCTCAGGCCTTACTTCATCATGGATTTTCCCAATCTCACTCTGATAATACATTGTTTACAAAAGGGACCGGACATTCATTTGTAGCTCTGCTTGTATATGTCGATGACATCATCATCGCTGGCCCATCATCGCACACAATCCAGTCTTTAAAAACATTTCTTCAAAGCCGATTCAAGCTCAAAGATTTAGGTTCGCTCAAATATTTTCTTGGTCTGGAAATCGCACGCACCAAGCACGGAATTTGCCTATCACAGCGCCATTACACGCTGCAACTATTAGAAGATGTCGGTCTCTTGGCTAGCAAACCATTTCTTACACCAATGGAGCCTCGCTCCACTCTTAACACCACTGATGGTCAACCACTTGGGGATATATCCCAGTATCGTCGTCTAATTGGTAGACTTCTTTATCTCACACTGTCACGGCCAGACATCGTTTTTGCAGTCCACAAACTAAGTCAATTTGTTTCCAAACCTCGTACACCGCATATGCAAGCCATTCATCACCTCTTACAATATCTCAAAGCAGCTCCTGGTCAAGGCATTTTCTTCCCAGCATCTTCATCTCTTCAACTACGAGCATTCTCCGATGTTGATTGGGCCTCATGTGTGGAAACAAGAAAATCAGTCACTGGATATTGCGTCTTTCTCGGTGATGCCTTAGTCTCCTGGAAAGCCAAAAAGCAGGCCACTATTTCCCGATCTTCGACCGAGGCAGAATACAGGGCATTGGCCAGCACAACCAGTGAAGTCCTTTGGCTCAAACAACTCCTATGTGATCTAAACATTTCAACTAATGCACCAGCCACCATATTCTGTGACAATCAATCGGCGATACACATTGCTCACAACCCTATATTTCACGAGCGTACCAAACATATAGAGGTTGATTGCCATTTTGTTCGAAACAAGATCGCTGATGGATCGATCAAATTACTCCATGTACGGTCTAATCTACAACTTGCGGACATGTTCACAAAACCTCTACCTTCTACCACACTCTCCCATCTACTCTCCAAGATGTCTGTCAAGAACATATACAGTCCATCTTGACGGGGGGTATTAGATAGATATATTCTCATTAAGTTACTTAAGTCAGTTAGAAGACCAGTAGGGTAGTTGGAATACAGTTGAGTAGATAGGTGCATATTAATAGATCTCAATGTACAGTTTTTCAGTTCGGATTGTTCATAATTCAATGAGAAAGACTCCATACTCGTCTTCCTGATTTCCTTCTGTAATACATTTCAAGTGAATTTTTAagtttcttttttgtttttgtgtAGATTGCTTAAGGTTGCTTGGATTTTGGGTGATGGATGCTAAGATGTAGGTTTTTGAATCGATTGATACAATGGTatgaaatttcaaatcatttgtttttgtttctgcCGGAAACTATTTTTGGCTGCTGAACTCTCCGATTCATTAGATTAAGGCTtattatctatttttttttggtGTTCTTTCCTCTGTAGAGTAGTGATTATGTGTGATCATCGATCTGTGGCAGCCAAACTAGTTGTGATCGATAAAATTTATAGTTAGATGAAGTTCTATTTGTTAGGAGCTTTGCTGCACTCACTAGTGGTTACAAACATGCTGGCATTTCCTTTATTTCATGTTTTGTggaaaatttattgaataactAATTGACTGCAGCGGAATTATTAtaattgttattgtttttaatatcaaatcttttatgtTGGTAGGAAAGCAAAATTGTATAGATTTGACAAGGAGGGTAACCAATGGAAGGAGAGGGGAGTCGGCACCGTGAAGCTTCTAAAGCACCAGGAGACTAGTAAAATTAGGCTTGTCATGAGGCAGAACAAGACTCTAAAGATCTGCGCCAACCATCTTGGTTAGCTAATCATATACTTACATTTGTTTATCTAGTTGAACTGTATGGCTTTATGTTTATATGACGGGATATATACTTCTCATATCCATGTCGGTGGTGTTAAAAGTGATGTTTCCAAATTTATGTAATTTGTGCAACTGTTCATGTCTTTATTGTTTAAAGAAGCATGATATCTGATTAACAAGGTGGTGCGTATACCTAAGTCTTAGGTTTACCTTTGTAATTACAGTGCTGCCCTCATTGTCGGTGCAAGAGCATCAAGGGAATGACAAGTCATGTGTATGGCATGCTGCTGATTTTGCCGATGGAGAGCTAAAGGAGGAAACTTTCTGCATTCGTTTTGCATCTATGGAGAGTGAGTTAATTTTACTTTACTTATAACATGCTTTATTGCGGTTTTCAAACTTGCAAGTCCAAGCCTGGTGCAGGTCATGAGTTTTTCAGGGGTAGCGAATCTTCTTAGTAGGTTTCAGTTTAATTACTTATAGAGGCTATATTCAATTATTCCATGTTCATCGTTGTGATGTTCAATACTGAGCAACCTTTTCCAGATCCCTATTACTGTGAATTGTTAAGATTCCATCGGATATATTTTCTGTTTGCTTGTGGCGGTTTATTTTTCCACAATTTTAATGGTTGTTCCGTGTATAAATATTACTCATAGTAAGGCATACAattgcctttttttttttaaccaaactTGCATTCCCCAAGGTTGTTGAACcttattatttgattttaattgtcCCCATCATTGTGTAATCGTCTGCTGCTAGTTTGAATCAAGCATTGCCTCTGAGCAATAAGTACTAGGCTTTCATCAGTATTTTTCTTGTCAAATGCTGCTAGTTCTGTATTTAGTTTTTCATACCCTGACCATTTCATGATTATTTCAGATTGCAAATCTTTCAAGGAAAAAATTGAAGAAATCACAAAATCTCAGGCAGAAGCTGTTGGAGAGAGTGCAGAAGCCGTCACTGCAGCCAATCTTATTGAAAAGTTGAGTGTTGAGTCGAAAGAGAATGAAGAGAAGAAACCAGGGGCCAAGAAAGCGGCTTTATCTGAGGAGGGGAAAAAAGAACTGGATGAGTAACATGAAAATTTGGCTACAAGGAGTGAGATATTTGATTTTCTCGTCTGGATTTTTATTGAGCAGGGGTTGAACTTTGAGGGCATGCTATTTGAATAAACCCAATATCAAATGTCAGATACCAAATTAATTGAGTGTGCAGACTTTTGGCTTGGTATGTTTGTATATTTCTAATTGGTGTCAATTGTTGTGATTTGAGTTCAGGGTCTGGGTGCATCTGAATGAGTCCATTTTCTATTGCTTTAAGCGGGGCATCACTTTAGAATATTTCTATATCCACATCTCAAGTTTGTCAGAGCAACTTCATTGATATTTGTTTTTGCCCCCAAGTGATTTGAAGTCTTCTGAGACCTTGAACTTTAAACCGTGGAGCAAATGATGAGGAAGATTCATTTAGTTGGCCACGCCAGCTTGGGCTGATAGTTTATTAGCCTCCGTTATCTTGAAGCATTAAAAGATTTAAGACTATAAAGGTTCTTCTAGTTGGATGTTTTGGCTAATCTGAACAAAAGTTTTTGTTGTTTTCTTCAGACACATCTTATCGATATTCCCAACATAAATTCATTGCCCAGATTATAAGAAAAATAAATCCGGCTAGTTAGTAAAACACAAGCACCTGTTATAGTCACCAAGTTTATACGTTCAATCTTCCAGGATGGATAATTAGAAGTCCGCTAAATGTATGAACCAGAAACTTCTGCCCCAAGAAAGaacaattttaattttcaaatgcAAACCTGCCCAGCCAGAGCCAGTCTCACACACCACTCTCAATACCTATTGCACACTTTATCTAATCATAAAAGCATGTTCATGTCCTACAAGTTGATGCATTTGATACTGTATGTAGACTTGAATGATATAGCTCTGCTGAAACATGAAGTTGGGGCGAGAAGCCTACAAATATACTGGCATACGTCGCCATTGTTTGTGAAGTTTTTCCGATTTCTTAATCATGGGGTTTATTGTTATGGATACATCATCCATTGATGTGAGCATCCGTCTGTaagtgtagtgcccaaattcagtacatgttaacccatgcatttgtttaatcattaaagcattttaattaattttaaaacgagtcttagtattgcatgatttatttaaatacattattttaattattcatgtttatgttatgcacgttagaatgtttttcaagtttcatatttcagacgattattcgaggcgggattgaggaagagaccggtgacgattttggaaattttatgcggtattttattttaagtcaggaatggggtattttaaataatttattgagttttagcatttttaagcttaaatcacttatttattaattttgagagtttaaaacttttaaactttttattgtgtgggtgttattttaattaaggagcTATTTAAAATTAATGTGTATTTTACTTTAATTAGGGGAgaattagcatttttaaattagcatgttaattattgAATTAAGCATAATTATCTCCCCTTAATTACCTAACGCACGCACACACACCACTAACACACACTAGACAcgtaaaacacacaacacacacacatgttttatatttttcagaATTGTTTTGAGAGAAAATACTAGGGTTCCTTGAATGtaagcagccgcccccttctccATTAATTTTCAGCGAATTTTCGTGTGTTCCCTTCAAGAATTTTAGCGCcacaatcgtcccggatcaacctcgcttctatctccgcttcggtgacgtcgtttcggtaacgtttgatatcataaggcacgtataatctctcttttgctgcgtcgatcatgtcatattatgcgttgcgttattttatgcataaaattcatgtatgatgttcatagtttgagcggaTAATTGATTGGAtcaattttgaaggaaaatttttagatctaaatcacgtttttactgttcttcttaaaactgcaaattttcggtcgagattttgagaaaactttcaacacaaaaaacgtagagctttttgataccttcgatttgatatatgatccgaaatttttggacaaaaattgagtgagttatagcatttttcgtgggactgctcaaactgcgacttttacgtaaattgtgttcttgaagtttaattgttgcaggcttcgttgggaatcgacgggtgatcgttgctgcgtctaggaATGTTTAGttcgatgttgggatgatttttggtgtctcttttcgtgtcgttaggcaccaAGTGGAATCAAGAGTCGAGGAGGAAAATGGTGTCGAACTTCGAGTTGTGTCATTAGTTGTGGATTGTCACACTTGGGAACAATTATAATGGCTTACTTGGGTTTGGTACAATGTCGTGACGCTCTAGtacgggtctcgaggtgtcgagtcACGGTTGGGTGATCAAAATAGGAAGAGGAAGCCACAAGCACTTGAATTCTCGTAGATACGCGTTCACAgtagctacacggacccctacacggatgagggcacggggtccgtgcctttgtgtttCACTTAGGGTATTTTTCCAGTGCCTACACGGATGTCTacccggaccctgacacggggtccgtgcctttgtttcccttcggtgtctttttacagagtctagacggaccttcagacggaccctgacacggggtccgtgtccacccCTCCTTTCGAGTTCTTCTCACCcaaacctacacggacccatacacggaggtAGGTACGGGGTCTgtgtccttcatattttgggaaaattaatagtatgctttgaggtttgaggtcaaggtttagtacaatgatttacaaagTCGAGTCgtgggaattttagaacttcCTAAGGAATTGATTGAGCTCGTAAGTAAGTATGAtatttacgtctaagttatgcaagttaagtttatgaattcacgtagtatgttgcagcaacgaccccggtcgaagtccaacgaatccctcaacgccaagaaagtatgttgacgtgcaagaaaatattttaagattttgaggtatgctaaatgtcttgtgaccaaattgaatgggtttggaagtcggtgaacgtggcccaggacctctccaccccgttaaattatgaacgggttagatcgtggttggaaagcgttaaattatgaacgaggaccaaccagcccgttaaattatgaacgaggatctcatgtatgtggcagtggatacgtccctgttagcccagtactgtggtttgtctgatcagacgtttattatgtatgggtcacttgctttgaaacatcctctacgcaaaacgaagtcatgtatgttcaagtatgatcaagtatgcaagcatgtttatgaaagcttttaagatatggcacatctatgtatgtatgcaagttcaagctcatttcaattccaagcttcaagtatgtatgttctattttaaagttgcatgcgattttattatgtattacttgctattctcagtttatacgtgttgagtttttagactcactagacttgatcgatgcaggtgaggatgtctatgaggagacaggaggtggggaccaaggagcaggcttggactgagcgggaggctagacccgatgaccgcccacgttattttaatatttttatgcaagtttaaaatactctgattttatgttgtgATGAGAGAGGTTTGAGCAAGTATTTTGTTAGCAAATTTATTTGATGatggatgatttcaaagatatttttataattgatgagctgacgaccgtatggatgtttatatttaagaaaatttttaatttttccgcaaattttaagtattaaaAAGTTCGGTCTGTCACAGTCAGATTCCTCGGTTGTTTCTTTTCTCACTCAGCTTTCCTTAAAATCACCTAGAAGATATAGGCATTGAATTAGATTCTAAATTAAGAAAGTGTAGTCAAATTGAATGTCTCTAAGAAATGCCTCACCAAAAATGGTATCAATCGATGGCCGACTTGGTAATGTGCTCCTTGTATGATCTGCAGTATTTCACAGCTTAAATGAGACCATGAAAAGTTATGGTTTACTCTCACATACAATTAGCAATCTAACTCCTTTGGCAGAAACATGAACTCCAAAATATACGGGCGGGTTTCTATATTTTATCGAAGCAACATGATAATGATGTACTGACCTACTTTTTAAGATAAACAGGGAAGTAAGAAGCCTCTAGAATCCCACCAGAGTAAGAGTTTAGATGTTCAGTATTCAGCTCAGGCGGTTTACAATACgtaatgaataaaaatattcagAGGCCAAAGCTCAAGACACTCATCAAATTGTACTGTACTTTGACACTAACAACGGTATGCCAGATGTTCCATCAAATTTGCATATTTAATATTAGTGCTGAAGGATGTTCACTTAGATCACAGTCATGTTTACACATAAAATAACTAAACTATGGTAATGGAGGCCACATATCCGGTTTGCATAATCAATATGAAGCACATAATCTACAACAAGTATCCGGCAAGTACAATAGTAACAAATCAAAGAAAATGCAAGAAGAGGGAAACACCTTTCGTGAGGGTCCTAAGCCATatcttgttggtcccacgtgcggaatttgagataataaaacccgaaaataaagaataaactagacaccgagatttacgtggaaaacccctaaaaattattagggtaaaaaaccacaggcaagatgaaaagaattccactataatattttgtggtgtacaactcactcactgtgtttccaaagagaacacacactctcttaatacagaagaacaaaacacctcacaaatattatagaactaagcactcaaatgcttataagatgagagaaaaactcgaagaagagatggtttcagaatgaaggggggagctctatttatagagccttcTGTCAGTGTAAAGACGCGTTAAAAACGCGTCTTCTGAAAACAAAACGAAATTTCCTTCTGCATCACCCACGTTTTTTTTCATTCTTTTAATTGGTCCCCCCAACTTAAATGattgccgacatttctcccactctgagatttgattgaaaatcaaacacatctccacacatcctttcaatcttgccattccctgctgcttacgtttccgctagaccacttgaggatctacaccactcaaacttatcagtgttcactggcttggtcagaaaatcagttGTGTTGTCcttcgtatggatct is a window encoding:
- the LOC142552365 gene encoding uncharacterized protein LOC142552365 isoform X2 encodes the protein MAPANVPGSSVSSGQSAIEDPMSLYFLHHADNPGLMLVSQALTGENYTSWSRAMKIALSVKNKLGFIDGSIARPSETEWNLHNYWIRNNNIVISWILNSVSKEISASILFAESAAEIWQDLKERFQQSNGPRVFQLRRELVSLRQEQDPVSVYFTKLKALWDELTNYRPMCSCGLCDCQGVKKIEAYFQADYTMAFLMGLNDSLSQIRSQILLLDPLPPINRVFSLIAQEERQRAVGSQHAGNPSAGSMTFAVKGEQEQQRFITNKGHMASHKERPFCTKCNVHGHTIDTCYKIHGYPPGYKLKGKFSNKVSHAAANQLSGTHIPEKLDINAPQNILQNFNKAQVEQLMAMFSQHLSTLDSQDCHPSAHATGVPDAEDDWEG
- the LOC142552365 gene encoding uncharacterized protein LOC142552365 isoform X1, whose product is MAPANVPGSSVSSGQSAIEDPMSLYFLHHADNPGLMLVSQALTGENYTSWSRAMKIALSVKNKLGFIDGSIARPSETEWNLHNYWIRNNNIVISWILNSVSKEISASILFAESAAEIWQDLKERFQQSNGPRVFQLRRELVSLRQEQDPVSVYFTKLKALWDELTNYRPMCSCGLCDCQGVKKIEAYFQADYTMAFLMGLNDSLSQIRSQILLLDPLPPINRVFSLIAQEERQRAVGSQHAGNPSAGSMTFAVKGEQEQQRFITNKGHMASHKERPFCTKCNVHGHTIDTCYKIHGYPPGYKLKGKFSNKVSHAAANQLSGTHIPEKLDINAPQNILQNFNKAQVEQLMAMFSQHLSTLDSQDCHPSAHATDCLRLLGFWVMDAKM
- the LOC142552366 gene encoding ran-binding protein 1 homolog b-like: MASSTSEPATLRKSEEDDDEDFKPSAEDEDTGAHVVPIVRLQEVSVTTGEENEDVLLDLKAKLYRFDKEGNQWKERGVGTVKLLKHQETSKIRLVMRQNKTLKICANHLVLPSLSVQEHQGNDKSCVWHAADFADGELKEETFCIRFASMENCKSFKEKIEEITKSQAEAVGESAEAVTAANLIEKLSVESKENEEKKPGAKKAALSEEGKKELDE